The sequence below is a genomic window from Halolamina litorea.
CCTCGCGCCCGTCTCGGACACGACCATCGTGAGCGCGGTGACCCAGGACGCCGACATCGGCGGCGTCGTCGCCTCGCGGATCAAGTACGCCGCCGTCGCGGCGGTACTCGCGTTCGTCTCCTACCTCGCCGCGGGCGTGCTGCTGCCGACCGGGAGCGCGCCCGCCGGGACCACCCCCGGATCGGGGGCCGTCTTCGGCCTGCTCCACCTGATCCCGGTGACCATCGTCATCGTCACCGCCGTCCGGGGCCGCCACATCGTCGAGGCGGTCTCCTGGGGGATCGCCAGCGCGTTCGTGTTGAACGTCCTGCTCGGCTACTTCGGCCGGGTCGACGTTGGCGTCAGCGACATGCTGGTGTTCGCCGCGTCCGAGGGCTCGAACCTCGCCACGACCCTCGACACCGCGCCGCTCGTCGGCGCCGTCGTCGAGACGGTTCCGGCGGGTGAGACGGGCGTCGGCGGCAGCCTCTACAACGGCGCCGTCGGCTTCTTCCCGCTGATCGTCCTGACGCTGCTGATCGTCGCCGGCGCACAGATCATGCGCCGTGGCGGCGGCTTCGAGGCGCTCCAGACCTGGCTGCTCGACACCGTGGCGACGAGCGTCCGCCGGGCGGAGGTGACGATGGTGTTCGGCACCGCGCTGGTCAACGCGATGGTGACGATCAACACCGCCGCCGAGATCGCTATCGCGCCGTACGTCCGCACGCTGGGCCGACGGTTCAACATCAACGGCTACCGTCGGGCCAACATCCTTGACGCCAACACGTCGGCGCTCGGCTACATCTTCCCGTGGGGCGGCGGCGTGCTCGCGGGCTACTCGGCGATGCAGTCGCTCCCGGCCGAGTACGACTGGTTCACCGTCGAGATGCTGGTCAACCCCGCCGCCGTGTTCCCGTACGTGTTCCACGGCTGGTTCCTCGTCGCGGTGTTCATCGTCGCCGCGGTGACCGGCTTCGGCAGGGAGTACGTTAGCGACCGGTCGAGCGAGGAGGTGAGTCGCGTATGAGCCGCTTCGACGCCTTCGTCGCCGGCCTCGGCTTCCGAACGGCGACGCCACGCTACGAGGCGGGCGACGAACTCGACGTGATCGTCACCGGCCGCGACGGCGACGACGCGCTGGTCCGGATCGGCGACACGGTGCTTC
It includes:
- a CDS encoding Na+/H+ antiporter NhaC family protein, with amino-acid sequence MSDTTTEESPLRFRGGPAASTIPIGVFVLWAVFQSGVLGIGDTAGLVVGMLVGLIAGLPFVRGDWKTYADAIFEGMTQKVAATAAVAWLWAGMFANTIQAGGFVDGLVWAANAADVGAALFPAVTFLLAGLLATGIGTGYGTTIAFVTLVFPAGLLLGTNPILLFGAILSGAVFGDNLAPVSDTTIVSAVTQDADIGGVVASRIKYAAVAAVLAFVSYLAAGVLLPTGSAPAGTTPGSGAVFGLLHLIPVTIVIVTAVRGRHIVEAVSWGIASAFVLNVLLGYFGRVDVGVSDMLVFAASEGSNLATTLDTAPLVGAVVETVPAGETGVGGSLYNGAVGFFPLIVLTLLIVAGAQIMRRGGGFEALQTWLLDTVATSVRRAEVTMVFGTALVNAMVTINTAAEIAIAPYVRTLGRRFNINGYRRANILDANTSALGYIFPWGGGVLAGYSAMQSLPAEYDWFTVEMLVNPAAVFPYVFHGWFLVAVFIVAAVTGFGREYVSDRSSEEVSRV
- a CDS encoding DUF7513 family protein; this encodes MSRFDAFVAGLGFRTATPRYEAGDELDVIVTGRDGDDALVRIGDTVLRLPGADVAVDDEVRIRVTEFDAYSSTGTAELA